One region of Polynucleobacter sp. MWH-Aus1W21 genomic DNA includes:
- a CDS encoding MFS transporter, which produces MTPSLRWAFGSFFFLYFAYVGLVSPYASLFFLERGFSVIEIAALMSMLQITRIVGPFSWGWLSDYLSNRISIIRFCACLAALVFLCIYFLQDYIGFFIWMFVLHTILSSLMPLGESATIHALYKDNSFDKRYGRLRLWGSIGFIAMVLAAGELFQRKTIELYPIVGTVVLFALAFITFCLHEPKMDRRKMVKGELLIVLFNPDVRWFLLSGFFMIFAHAALYVFYSLYLSDLGYDKFQIGLFWALGVAAEVIFFYFQSKVLSRLDAEVILQAAFAIGVIRFVLIAFLPITSVLILAQLMHAGTFAAHHSAATKLLQRWFTGPVQARGQALMATISYGLGGTLGGLCAGWIWEASQPRDVFVMSAFACGLAGMAIQKLRPRRYPAR; this is translated from the coding sequence ATGACGCCTTCGCTTCGCTGGGCCTTCGGGTCCTTTTTCTTTTTGTATTTCGCTTATGTTGGACTAGTTTCCCCATATGCAAGCCTCTTCTTTTTGGAGAGGGGTTTTAGCGTGATTGAAATCGCAGCGTTGATGTCCATGTTGCAGATCACCAGAATTGTTGGCCCTTTCTCGTGGGGTTGGTTGTCAGACTATCTATCAAATCGTATTAGCATCATTCGTTTTTGCGCCTGTCTGGCCGCACTCGTTTTCTTGTGTATCTATTTTTTACAAGACTACATTGGTTTTTTCATTTGGATGTTTGTTCTGCACACCATCTTGAGTAGTTTGATGCCCTTGGGTGAATCCGCCACCATCCATGCTTTATACAAAGACAATTCTTTTGATAAGCGCTATGGACGATTGCGACTATGGGGCTCAATTGGCTTCATAGCCATGGTTCTTGCTGCAGGCGAGTTATTTCAGCGCAAAACTATTGAGTTATACCCAATCGTAGGGACAGTAGTTTTATTCGCCTTAGCCTTTATTACCTTTTGTCTGCATGAACCAAAAATGGATCGGCGCAAGATGGTGAAAGGCGAGCTATTAATAGTGCTCTTTAATCCTGATGTGCGCTGGTTCTTGCTATCCGGATTCTTTATGATTTTTGCTCACGCCGCTTTATATGTTTTTTATTCCCTTTATCTTTCCGATCTTGGCTACGACAAATTTCAAATAGGCCTTTTCTGGGCGCTTGGTGTAGCTGCGGAAGTTATTTTTTTTTACTTTCAAAGTAAGGTGCTGAGTAGGCTAGATGCCGAAGTCATCTTGCAAGCCGCCTTTGCAATTGGCGTGATTCGCTTTGTCTTGATTGCTTTCTTGCCCATTACATCAGTCTTAATTCTTGCACAATTAATGCATGCGGGTACATTCGCCGCTCACCATAGCGCTGCCACTAAATTATTGCAGCGTTGGTTTACGGGACCTGTGCAGGCTAGAGGCCAAGCCTTAATGGCCACTATTTCATATGGCTTGGGTGGCACGCTAGGCGGCCTATGTGCCGGCTGGATTTGGGAGGCGTCACAACCTAGGGATGTATTTGTAATGTCCGCATTTGCATGCGGACTGGCGGGCATGGCGATCCAAAAACTTAGACCGCGACGTTACCCCGCCAGATAA
- the aroC gene encoding chorismate synthase has protein sequence MSGNTLGLLFTVTTFGESHGPAIGAVVDGCPPGMELSEADIQLDLDRRKPGTSRHVTQRKEEDKVEILSGVFEGKTTGTPIALLIRNTDQRSQDYGDILQTFRPGHADYAYQSKYGIRDPRGGGRSSARLTAPVVAAAAIAKKWLHEKYGTQFYGYMSQLGELEIPFKDVAEIEKNPFFAANADMIPQLETYMDDLRKAGDSCGARIEVRARNVPIGLGEPLFDKLDADIAHAMMGINAVKGVEIGAGFKSVAQRGSEHGDELHPDGFATNNSGGTLGGISTGQDLRVSIAIKPTSSIMSPKQSVDLNGKPITVQTKGRHDPCVGIRATPIAEAMLALVLMDHALRHRAQCADVLASTASIPAAKPGSYRD, from the coding sequence ATGTCAGGAAATACATTAGGCCTTCTCTTTACAGTCACCACTTTCGGTGAATCCCATGGTCCGGCTATTGGAGCGGTAGTTGACGGCTGCCCACCGGGTATGGAGCTTTCTGAGGCTGATATTCAGCTTGATTTGGATCGACGCAAGCCCGGCACTTCAAGACATGTTACTCAGCGCAAGGAAGAGGATAAGGTTGAAATTCTCTCCGGGGTTTTTGAAGGTAAAACTACCGGTACTCCGATCGCACTATTAATTCGAAATACTGACCAACGTAGCCAAGACTATGGCGATATTTTGCAGACCTTTAGACCGGGTCATGCGGATTATGCATATCAATCAAAGTATGGCATTCGTGACCCTAGAGGCGGCGGAAGATCTTCTGCGCGCTTAACGGCCCCGGTTGTAGCTGCTGCAGCGATTGCAAAAAAATGGTTGCATGAAAAATATGGCACGCAGTTCTATGGCTATATGAGTCAATTAGGTGAACTAGAAATTCCATTTAAAGACGTAGCAGAAATCGAAAAGAATCCTTTCTTTGCTGCTAATGCAGATATGATTCCTCAGCTCGAGACTTATATGGATGACTTGCGCAAAGCAGGTGACTCTTGTGGTGCTCGCATTGAAGTTCGCGCTCGAAATGTTCCTATAGGGCTGGGCGAGCCATTATTCGATAAGTTGGATGCTGATATTGCGCATGCCATGATGGGTATTAATGCGGTGAAGGGTGTTGAGATTGGTGCAGGCTTTAAATCTGTTGCTCAGCGTGGTAGCGAGCATGGGGATGAGCTTCACCCTGATGGTTTTGCTACTAACAATTCTGGTGGAACTCTTGGCGGTATCAGTACTGGACAGGATTTGCGCGTATCCATTGCCATCAAACCCACTTCAAGCATTATGAGCCCCAAGCAGTCGGTAGATTTAAATGGCAAACCTATAACCGTTCAAACGAAGGGCCGGCACGATCCCTGTGTTGGTATACGCGCAACCCCAATTGCCGAAGCAATGCTTGCACTCGTGCTAATGGATCATGCTTTGCGTCATCGCGCTCAATGCGCTGATGTCCTTGCGTCTACTGCGTCCATCCCAGCAGCAAAGCCGGGCTCTTATCGCGATTGA
- a CDS encoding CBS domain-containing protein: MKVRDILRVKGSTLFTVAPDTALQTAVLVMSEHDIGSLVVMEYDKLVGILTFREVIAALAKHHGKLEGLQVSSVMNQRPLTCNMETEIDEVRRMMLVDHARYLPVVDQKMLMGVISFYDVAKSVVEAQDFENTMLKAYIRDWPEDTEKTAS; the protein is encoded by the coding sequence ATGAAAGTTCGTGACATATTGCGCGTTAAGGGCAGCACCCTTTTTACGGTAGCTCCAGATACAGCCCTACAAACGGCGGTTCTGGTGATGAGCGAACACGATATTGGCTCCCTGGTTGTCATGGAGTACGACAAGCTGGTCGGCATTCTGACTTTCAGAGAGGTTATTGCAGCATTAGCAAAGCATCATGGCAAGCTCGAGGGTTTGCAAGTGAGCTCAGTTATGAATCAAAGACCTCTTACCTGCAATATGGAGACGGAGATAGATGAAGTTCGTCGCATGATGTTGGTAGACCACGCTCGGTATCTGCCGGTGGTCGATCAAAAGATGTTGATGGGTGTAATTTCTTTCTATGACGTTGCGAAATCCGTAGTGGAAGCTCAGGACTTTGAAAACACGATGCTCAAAGCCTATATTCGCGACTGGCCTGAAGATACCGAAAAAACAGCTTCTTAA